From the genome of Lentilactobacillus buchneri, one region includes:
- a CDS encoding serine hydrolase, whose translation MNTKNKLKATLLIAAGALLLGISTTQPTSASATASSTTSTTKSTSTRYDAQIITPKSLASGYQIYSNVPGVKNTTGTPTTTTDSSKYNNQYVRVMQTQKAKSVTYAQIRLNGKILGWINANALKQTSFKAIAQATMQKYNAVGSVLVSHNKNLQPTLVNNGYANMLHSTKNTSDGSVLYPLASLQNTMTAAMIQQLINTKKLTATTTLSKYFPQVAHSKTITIQQLLTMTSGIKGTIKAPDDQVTEDQAYTNAIKALKSTNKHSFSYSDINYVLLAGVIAKVTGKSYTKNLQSRILNKLGMKNTNAINETQPDLTAIKAVSYSSSNGNDYQNSQSVSYPALSALPGAGNVLTTPNDYYKFVIGLQNGKVLTAKGYQQLTSYSTKYSGGMYVDQKGMKSNNGTYPGSGFNTGYTASDGNQHVAVVFLNQSPLKNNMTASAFLAKMNIVATYY comes from the coding sequence ATGAATACCAAAAATAAATTAAAGGCAACCCTATTAATCGCTGCCGGAGCGCTCTTGCTGGGCATTTCGACGACCCAGCCGACCAGCGCCAGTGCCACAGCATCATCCACTACCAGCACCACTAAATCAACGTCCACCCGTTACGACGCCCAAATTATCACACCAAAGTCACTTGCAAGCGGCTACCAAATTTATTCCAACGTCCCTGGGGTCAAGAACACCACCGGAACGCCAACGACTACAACAGACAGCAGCAAGTACAACAACCAATACGTCCGCGTGATGCAGACGCAAAAGGCCAAGTCGGTTACATATGCGCAAATCCGCCTCAATGGTAAAATTTTGGGTTGGATCAACGCCAATGCACTTAAGCAGACTTCGTTCAAGGCAATCGCCCAAGCCACCATGCAAAAATATAATGCTGTTGGCAGCGTCCTGGTTTCTCACAACAAGAACCTGCAACCCACTTTGGTTAACAACGGCTATGCCAACATGCTCCACAGCACCAAGAATACCAGTGATGGGTCGGTTCTCTATCCACTGGCCTCACTTCAAAACACCATGACTGCAGCAATGATCCAACAATTGATCAACACCAAGAAGTTGACAGCCACCACGACTTTGAGCAAGTACTTCCCACAAGTCGCCCACAGCAAGACGATCACCATCCAGCAGCTATTGACCATGACCTCAGGCATCAAGGGAACAATCAAGGCGCCTGACGATCAGGTCACCGAAGATCAAGCCTACACCAACGCCATTAAGGCTTTGAAGTCCACTAACAAACACAGTTTCAGCTACAGTGACATCAACTACGTTCTGTTAGCTGGCGTTATCGCCAAAGTCACCGGCAAGTCCTACACCAAGAATCTCCAGTCGCGGATTTTGAACAAGCTGGGCATGAAGAATACCAATGCGATTAACGAAACCCAACCGGATTTGACGGCGATTAAGGCTGTCAGCTATAGCAGTTCCAACGGCAATGACTACCAGAACTCCCAGTCGGTTTCCTATCCGGCCCTTTCAGCGCTGCCCGGCGCCGGCAACGTTTTGACGACGCCAAATGACTACTACAAGTTTGTTATTGGCCTGCAAAACGGCAAAGTGCTGACTGCCAAGGGGTATCAGCAGCTAACCAGTTACAGCACCAAGTATTCCGGTGGGATGTACGTTGATCAAAAAGGGATGAAGTCCAATAACGGAACTTATCCCGGCAGCGGATTTAACACCGGCTACACCGCCTCAGACGGCAACCAGCACGTCGCAGTGGTCTTCTTGAACCAGTCACCACTGAAGAACAACATGACGGCTTCGGCATTTCTTGCCAAGATGAATATTGTCGCTACTTATTACTAA
- a CDS encoding teichoic acid D-Ala incorporation-associated protein DltX, with protein MPVRQWLQKPWVRFTITTLIYFSIMLVLFYLYDYSGINQAKFIYNDF; from the coding sequence ATGCCAGTACGACAATGGTTGCAAAAGCCGTGGGTGCGCTTTACGATCACGACGCTCATCTACTTTTCGATCATGTTGGTTCTTTTTTACCTCTACGACTATAGCGGCATTAATCAAGCGAAATTTATCTATAACGACTTCTAA
- the dltA gene encoding D-alanine--poly(phosphoribitol) ligase subunit DltA — protein sequence MIETLISTIDSHAQKQGDKVAYAYDGENHTYQELKDYSDALAERIDSMALPLNQPIIVFGGKAFTMIVSFLAAVKSGHPYIPVDINSPKERLEMINQIAKPVAVIATEPLPEKLPDIPEIDQEQLDHICLEKVDYRLTHPVHGDQTYYIIFTSGTTGVPKGVEISYNNLAGFVDWMVSDAFDLPKDLQMLQQPAYSFDLSVMSLYPTLFQGGTLHVLSKKTTDNFIVLFTALRTMPINTWVSTPSFVDICLLESTFDQAHYPKLHDFLFCGEELTHNTAAALNKRFPAAHIFNTYGPTESTVAITEIEITNDILNHYERLPIGYLKPGMNAQVVDENGVQVTDGQKGELVIYGQNVSKGYINNPEKNAQAFFKIGDQQAYRTGDIVTMAADGLLRYFGRKDFQIKLNGFRIELEDVSALVSKEEHVKQAVVVPKYNSQHTVSMLIAYVVPQENDFKNNLELTAAIKKNLGQDMMAYMIPQKIVYQKSLPLSSNGKVDIKAVIAEVNSQ from the coding sequence ATGATTGAAACGCTCATTTCAACAATCGATTCACATGCACAAAAACAGGGGGATAAGGTTGCTTACGCCTACGATGGCGAGAACCACACGTATCAAGAACTTAAAGATTACTCGGATGCTTTAGCGGAGCGGATCGACTCGATGGCACTACCGCTGAACCAGCCAATCATCGTCTTTGGCGGCAAGGCCTTTACGATGATCGTGTCATTTTTGGCGGCGGTTAAATCCGGTCACCCATACATTCCGGTGGACATCAATTCACCTAAGGAACGTTTGGAAATGATTAATCAGATTGCCAAACCGGTGGCGGTCATCGCGACTGAGCCATTACCGGAGAAACTGCCGGATATTCCAGAAATTGATCAGGAACAGCTCGACCACATTTGCCTGGAAAAAGTTGATTATCGACTGACCCATCCGGTTCATGGAGATCAAACCTACTACATCATTTTCACTTCGGGAACTACTGGTGTTCCAAAGGGTGTCGAAATCAGTTACAACAACCTGGCCGGCTTTGTCGACTGGATGGTGAGTGATGCTTTCGACTTGCCAAAGGATCTGCAGATGCTTCAGCAGCCGGCCTACTCGTTTGATTTGTCGGTCATGAGCCTGTATCCAACACTTTTCCAAGGCGGCACGCTTCATGTCTTATCCAAAAAGACCACCGATAATTTTATCGTCTTATTCACGGCACTGCGGACGATGCCGATTAACACCTGGGTTTCAACCCCATCATTTGTCGACATTTGCCTGCTGGAATCAACTTTTGATCAGGCCCATTATCCGAAGTTACATGATTTTCTCTTCTGCGGCGAGGAATTAACCCACAATACCGCGGCTGCCCTTAACAAACGGTTCCCGGCTGCTCATATTTTTAATACATATGGGCCAACTGAATCAACGGTGGCAATTACCGAAATTGAAATTACCAATGACATTTTGAATCACTATGAGCGGCTGCCAATCGGCTACCTTAAACCCGGCATGAATGCCCAGGTGGTCGACGAAAATGGTGTTCAGGTAACCGATGGCCAGAAAGGTGAGTTGGTCATCTACGGGCAGAACGTTTCCAAGGGCTACATCAACAACCCTGAGAAAAATGCTCAGGCCTTCTTTAAAATCGGCGACCAGCAGGCTTATCGAACCGGCGATATTGTCACCATGGCTGCAGATGGCCTGCTGCGCTACTTTGGCCGGAAAGACTTTCAGATTAAGCTCAACGGTTTCCGAATCGAATTGGAAGACGTTTCCGCACTAGTTAGCAAAGAAGAACACGTCAAGCAGGCGGTGGTGGTGCCCAAGTACAACTCACAGCACACCGTGTCAATGCTGATTGCCTACGTTGTACCGCAGGAAAATGATTTCAAGAATAACTTGGAACTCACCGCGGCGATTAAGAAGAACTTGGGGCAGGATATGATGGCCTACATGATTCCACAAAAGATTGTTTATCAAAAATCACTGCCGTTGAGCTCTAACGGGAAGGTCGACATTAAAGCAGTGATTGCCGAGGTCAACAGTCAATGA
- a CDS encoding serine hydrolase domain-containing protein, which produces MKRGRTYLYITLIILAVVGTVGGAMYWRANNQEFRTQQAAKRANRRRQEQQLSSTAKKREASTQKSAPRQIQHKTTQQTKQITSYLKRNHFVGSAIIVKNNHILYQQGFGYANYKSDIPNTPSSEFQILSIQKSLTAVMAMKLITQGKLSLNTKLSKYYPKIANSRNITIRNLMDMDSGLTMSEAGSVRTLNEENVIKYAVNHIVTRSPKYKDWYQPVNFVVLAGIISKITHKSYGKYFDQLFTKPLNLKGTGFVQHWGTRPNRTLGYHWLAANQLKQNYSRQYHEAKASMQNELGTGQVFMTPFDLFKVEQAILKGKIIPKASVAILHQPGLNAPYGGGIYNQQNGIHSHGIGYGYESSLFITRNGKSGVVLLSNDYRPANQIQNLAARLFDDLAT; this is translated from the coding sequence ATGAAACGGGGGCGCACGTACTTATACATAACACTGATTATCCTGGCGGTTGTTGGTACTGTGGGCGGGGCCATGTACTGGCGGGCTAACAACCAGGAGTTTCGAACGCAACAAGCGGCCAAACGTGCCAATCGCCGCAGGCAGGAGCAGCAGCTCAGCTCAACGGCTAAGAAGCGGGAGGCAAGCACACAAAAGTCGGCGCCAAGACAGATTCAGCACAAAACGACCCAGCAGACCAAGCAGATTACCAGTTACCTGAAGCGTAATCACTTTGTCGGCTCGGCGATTATTGTCAAAAATAACCACATTCTCTACCAGCAGGGCTTCGGTTATGCCAATTACAAATCAGACATCCCAAATACACCCAGCTCGGAATTTCAAATTCTATCCATTCAAAAATCACTGACGGCGGTAATGGCAATGAAGCTGATCACTCAGGGCAAGTTGTCATTGAACACCAAGCTGTCGAAGTACTATCCAAAGATTGCCAATTCCCGGAACATCACCATCCGCAATCTAATGGATATGGATTCCGGTTTGACGATGAGTGAGGCCGGTTCGGTCCGCACACTGAATGAAGAAAACGTCATTAAGTACGCGGTTAACCACATCGTCACTCGATCACCAAAGTATAAGGACTGGTACCAACCGGTCAACTTCGTCGTATTGGCGGGGATTATTTCCAAAATTACCCACAAGTCATACGGCAAATATTTCGATCAGCTGTTTACCAAACCGCTGAACCTCAAGGGGACCGGCTTCGTTCAACATTGGGGCACTCGACCGAACCGGACGCTTGGGTACCACTGGTTGGCTGCTAACCAACTGAAACAAAATTATAGCAGGCAGTATCACGAAGCCAAAGCATCGATGCAAAATGAATTGGGAACCGGCCAGGTTTTCATGACCCCGTTTGACCTCTTCAAGGTTGAGCAGGCGATCCTCAAAGGAAAGATTATTCCGAAAGCCAGCGTAGCCATTTTGCATCAGCCGGGTCTCAATGCCCCGTATGGCGGCGGTATTTATAACCAGCAAAACGGGATTCACTCCCATGGCATTGGCTACGGATATGAATCGTCATTGTTCATCACTCGTAATGGCAAATCCGGTGTCGTTTTACTCAGCAACGACTACCGGCCGGCCAACCAGATTCAAAACTTAGCTGCCAGGTTATTTGACGACCTGGCAACGTAA
- a CDS encoding 3-hydroxyacyl-CoA dehydrogenase, with protein MNVNKVVILGGGVLGSQIAYQSAFSGFPTVIYDISDEAVDSAKQKVASYPKQYQQDINATDAQIDTANSNLSLTTDLKSAVTGASVIIEAVPERLDIKESTYKNLAPFIADDALLLTNSSTLIPSQLIDFVPNKQRFMAMHFANLIWIHNVAEIMWAPDTPQSTIDDAEDFAKQIHMIPILIRKEISGYIMNSIFLPMINAALSLWTNGFSDPISIDKNWMVSMGVDRGPFGFLDIMGLNTAVNIEMGFYENTKDETYQKIADKLNELVKANKLGVATGEGFYHYPNPEYQNPDFVKA; from the coding sequence ATGAACGTTAATAAAGTCGTCATTCTGGGCGGCGGGGTTCTCGGAAGTCAGATTGCTTATCAATCCGCTTTTTCAGGGTTCCCAACCGTCATCTATGACATTTCAGATGAAGCCGTCGATAGTGCCAAGCAAAAAGTTGCCAGTTATCCAAAACAGTATCAACAGGACATCAACGCCACCGATGCCCAAATTGACACCGCCAACAGTAATCTATCACTCACCACTGATTTAAAGTCTGCCGTCACTGGTGCCAGCGTCATTATCGAAGCCGTCCCGGAACGACTCGATATTAAGGAATCGACTTACAAGAACCTGGCGCCGTTTATCGCCGACGATGCGCTATTGTTGACGAATTCATCAACGCTAATTCCAAGTCAATTGATTGATTTTGTACCAAATAAGCAACGATTTATGGCGATGCACTTTGCTAATTTAATTTGGATCCACAATGTGGCTGAGATAATGTGGGCCCCTGACACCCCTCAATCAACCATTGACGATGCCGAAGATTTTGCCAAACAAATTCACATGATCCCAATTTTGATCAGAAAAGAAATCTCTGGGTACATCATGAATTCAATTTTCCTGCCAATGATCAATGCCGCACTATCTCTGTGGACAAATGGCTTCTCAGACCCAATTTCAATCGATAAGAACTGGATGGTCAGCATGGGAGTCGACCGCGGTCCGTTTGGATTCCTTGATATCATGGGACTCAACACCGCCGTCAACATCGAAATGGGATTCTATGAGAATACCAAAGACGAGACTTATCAAAAGATTGCTGATAAACTCAATGAACTGGTCAAAGCCAACAAGCTGGGGGTTGCCACTGGCGAAGGCTTCTATCACTATCCAAATCCGGAATACCAGAATCCTGATTTCGTGAAAGCTTAG